From the genome of Megachile rotundata isolate GNS110a chromosome 3, iyMegRotu1, whole genome shotgun sequence:
TGTAAAAAGTTTCATTTGCGGTTTGCCTCCACAGATTTGTAAGTATATTGAatgttataatgaaaatattttaaaaaacattgACACTGAAAATCAGtactaattaataaaacatCATTTTGTAGAAACCAATGGAAACCCACAATAGGTTTGGAAATTCATGCACAAATTGCtacaaaatcaaaattattttctggagcttctacaaactttcaaagtccAATAAATTCTTGTGTATCACTTTTTGACTGTGCAACACCAGGAACAATGCCAGTAAAGTATAACAAacgtttttaacaaatattttaacaatttttaaatgtattactTTTACAGGTattgaataaaaaatgtgtGGAAGCTGGAATTTTAACTGCTCTGGCTCTTTCGTGCAAAGTAAATGATGTTTCAATGTTTGAAAGGAAACATTATTTTTACTCTGATTTGCCTGTAAATATGTTTCTCATAgccattaaaattgaaaagaatctgtaagataaaatatattcttttttatttttatattacagtaTGTTTTGTAagacaattattttatataggcAGGATATCAAATTACACAACAGAAAAAACCTTTAGCTGTTAATggagaaattaaatttgttgtgcCTAAACCAGAAATAAAAGGACAACATTATTTAAAGTCatcaaaaattaaacaaatacaaTTGGAACAAGACAGTGGCAGAAGTTTTTACAATGAACTTACAGAGAGGTATTAGTAGtgacttttctttttattattgtcATATCTTGAAAAGTAAATTTTACACAGTTTTAATTCCTGACAGAAATTTAATTGATCTTAATCGTGCTGGTATACCTCTGATGGAGTTAGTTCTTGAACCAGACCTAACAAGTGGAGAAGAAGCAGCTGCTCTTGTCAGAGAATTAAGTTTTATCTTGCAGTTAATAGGCACATGTTCATGCAAAATGGAAGGTCAATATACTAGTACAATTGTTTTTAGAGAATAATtatgaattacaaataaataatacttttataatttatagagGGAGCATTAAGAGTTGATGCAAATGTGTCTGTAAGTCAAGACAATGCATCTTTAGGTACTcgtacagaaataaaaaatattggaagTATACATGCTATTGCCAATGCTATAAGATATGAAATAGGAAGACATATAACCATTTTAAAAAAAGGTGGTCAAATTGTTAACGAGACTCGTGCTTGGGATCCGGAATGCAAGAAAACGATTCCTATGCGTGAAAAGGAAGAGAAACATGTAATGcaatatcaaattaaaatcaataacaagtatataattttgataataatttttaggATTACCGTTTTATGCCTGAACCAAATTTGCCACCTATATACTTACATGTcaatgaaaatatggaaaataaatataatttgattGATGTAACATCTTTAAGGCAGCATTTACCAGAGTTACCAGAACAAATGCGACAAGGAGTACTACAGAACCTTACACCTCCCACATATGTAGGGTTAACGGTAAGTTTTACATTtaagataaaaaaaatttaattcttaaattgatCGACCTTTTGCTTTTAGACTGACATAgaattgtttaatatatttcgTAATATATTAGAACATGGAAAACATCGTAATCCTCAGCTAGTAGCTTATATTCTTATCTCTGATATTACGGGTTTTGTACAGAAACATAATTTAGAAATGGTGTATTGGTAAGTTTGTCAAAACaagatagaaataaaatatattacttatATAACTAATTTTTAGTATAAATCATCTAAGTTATATTGGAGAATTGATCGATTTAATACAAGATAAAAGAATAAACTATTTAATATTGAGAAAACTGCTAGTCAAGTTACTTGATGGACAGAAGAAAACGGCAAAACAGGTAAAAATGGCTTTTTGCGCGAACTAAAATTACCTTGCATtggttgtaaattaattttaattatgctTTTCACTGGACAGATTGTCGAAGAAAATAATTGGTTCATGATATCGGATGTAagtgaattggaaaatgtatGTTTGGAAGTACTGAAAAATGAACCTAAATTAGTTAAGAAGTACAAGGCAGGACGTAGTCGTGTATTTAAAGTATTTCTACAGAAAGTAGCCACAGCTACAAACGATTGTGCAGATATGCAACAAGCTACAAAAATCCTGACGAGATTGTTaagctaatttttaaatatatggtTTTTGCAGCATAAAATATGAAgtactttaataaatatttattgtgttTACCTTTAAAATGTACTTACGTACCTCTATGTTTAAACcattatgaaatatataaaaaattttaatatttatttttttataaattgcaaatataactataaaagtaaatgaaaaatatttacgatTTAACAAACTGAAAACTATCACTTTTCTACGTAATTCCATTTTAGACTAAATTagcacaaaattttatttttaacagcgTTAATCGTATTATAAAATACTTCATAAAAATGTCAGACTATGTTCAGAAAATTTATGTACGTGATATTTGAGGGTGGGACATGTTTATTACAACAGTACAAAGTATAATAACAGCAACAATCTTTatcaaattaatgaatttttaaagactTGTTTGTTTCGAAAAAAATTATGAGTCATAAATTTCGTAACATTCATTCTATCTtgttacatattacatttataattaccTGTGGAATTATATTAatagtaaatgtattatttttataatgattAAACATACAGTTGTTTGATAAAGATTGAACCGTTTATcacaaattgtacaaaatgattttttttataatttacaataacgGGCATTGTGTATATTGTAATACTACTTTCatccaaatatttttcaaatgtaaTAAGCACATATATATTGCTATTATATAATACAATGAAAATATCTATATACTAAACAGTTAcacaaaattgttattttataacaaacatCATTATGAAACAACCATATCAacttatttttgtacaattttttacaataacATCGTTAAAAAACATGTCACCCATACATTGTCATTTGTTCTCCTTTTCGCTGATTATAAATTCATATGtttttttactaaaattaaaacttCATTATAAACATTGCTATCAAAAGCTAATATTGTTTTCTTGTTTTAATCCAATACATtaaattagttattaaaaataataacacagTTTTCATCATTGATTTCAGTTACTGAAAACAATTGCCTTCATCGCTTTAtacacattaaaaaatttcacttgaatcatatttttgttaacagtgaattgcaaaattatattaaaacataCATTATTCAATGCATGAACTTTCTATTCTCTGTAAAAATGGCAATGATGGAAGGATTACAAATTACAGTCTTCCAGGAAAGGCCACTTGAATAGCATGAAAATCATCCTCTTAATTTACTTCCTTTTATTGTTCTACTTAGTCTTGTAATACGTGACGAATGTTTTCGCTTGCATTACAATTATGGAAACAAgtttatacaataaatttgatatatatatatttctgacGTGTtttttgaaagtaaaaaattttgtcCTTATTTAACTCTAAAATGCCACATTATCATtatctattaaatatttacaaaatgtcCTTATAAAGAGTCAACATTAATAACGTgagttctttaaaaaaaaactgtCGTAAAGAACGTttgttttttcaataatttgaacGAAGTACATTTTGCTTTATAAAGTGACGGCTCTAAAATGAACCATGAAATTTATCTTCGAGAGGAAGAGTTAAATGTGAGAAAGTAAAAATTCTAGATCCTTTATGGTCAACTATTCACAATTCTAAGAATAGGAGCAATGTCTCTTTTCGCTCTTGGCACAGCCACGCgagtaatttgataataaattaaattactagCATAAGAATAAATTCATCAATATGTGATGATGTAATATACATTGTAAGAATACTAGCAATAATGATCATGATATTTTATAGCTAAAACAATTCATTCAATGCAATTGTAATGCAACATAAGAAACGCTATACAGCCTTCTTTTAAGACCACtggagttattttgataatttgctGATTACTCTGATCAAGGCACCATTTTCATCTTTTAGCCTCTGATTTTCACATTTTAGTTGGTCCATTAcctaaaaaaaggaaaaatatacaaatattttgtgtcacatttaattatatttcttaaatgaaaaaggaaagaaatacAAAGGCAATACCGTTGTAAATTAGGTGAAAAAaacgtttgaaaaaaaaaattggaaaggGGAAACAAGCATATATTGTTGCAACTAAAGCTTTAGAAACcaaaacaatataataatttgatgcAAACTAAAGGAATAATGTTAAACGAGCAACGTAATATACATTTATGTAACAGGTGGGTGTAATTGTAACACCATACTTTTACACATAAAAAATCTCTTcaatataataacaattatgTATGTACTACCCAATATGGAGCATACTATATCCTTTGtgcttataataataattttgagtgGTGTTATATCCTAATATAATATCTTTGATGAAACTGTGTTTACCAAATAATATACTTAGTGTTAATTTATATAGATTATGTTGTTAAGAATATAGTTTTTCCACTATtcttataaaaatgttatacttTACTTACTGAATTTGATCATGCATCTTATAAAGCTTCCCATTACAAAATTATCATCACACATCAAATGAAGAATGATATGAACGATAAACATTggacattaaaatattaaaataaaacaatgagtagtgtaattaaaatattacattctTACATTGAACATGCGTtgtacaaaatgtaaaaatattattttataaatatatcttgtaaaaaagattaattataatttttaaattattttttaaaacgaaAAAGATTGTTTTCAAATTCGTAATTTCTGATGTGATATTatcagaaaattataaatttaattccaatttaagttttgtttaaattttattaatgaattgGGCTTGTGGAAAggaaaatattcttaaaaatgcATTAGAAGACAGACTGCGTTTTTCAATGCCAGTTAACATACATCTACATGTTTGATATAACTGTTTGATATAAAATACCGAATGGCAATAGTGcgatttttatctattttatttaatagtattttttgcaagaatttaaaaatataaaatatggacaaaaattaataaaaatacacatTATACATTTGAAAGGGTAATTAGTGGAATGGAAACAAATTTAGTTTTATGTAATTACAGCATAATTTCcatgaaaaaaatgtattttatgtaaGCTTTAAATTCTTTTACGATAAGCtgttataaattgtttaaataaaattgttcgaaTGATCGTAATCGCACGAAATGTATTTTGCGAAGCTGTATTTGTAAGATAAGTCAGTGAGCGACATcgtttcaaagttttaatattgcaattaattaattaatattgtacgtGAAATACGATGTACACTGTTAACGCAGATGCTGTCATTATATCCTTTACCTATTTAGTAGTATTGGTGAGTTTGGATACGACGCGGGTAAGTGCCCGATTTTCGGCTTTCAATCTCTCATTTTCAGCTTTGAGTTTTTGTAATTGCTGTAAACAGTGAAACGATTAGCCCAAAATCCGCTTGTCTTATAAAAGGCCCACCAGaataataatatgtaatctACATCATTTGTTACGTTAACAATGATTTTCAAGTATCACCAAATACAATACCATAATGTGAACTCTAAACCATATGtagtttgtataataaaaaaggaAGTACAAAATGCCAATTGAAAACCATTATACTGCGTAAATAATAAGCGCgattattcaataaaaatactaaaaataaaagcatCAAGAAAtggcaaataaaaaaaaagcaaTGCATTAAAAGCAgcttgtacttttgtgattctTCCTTAAATCAACCACTCCAGAAATGCTGAAACCTCCTCTGTATTTAGTCATAACAATCAAAacataattgaaaaaattgtgaCGTGCACTCTAACTAAGGAATATACGTATAATTAAACATTTGTAGAAATACATGAAcgtataataatagaaattatgATATATTAAGTATAACTATTTAGCTGAAATATGATTTCTGAATCaatgttacatatttttataacacttatttttgtaaaaatattaagtatATAGTATGATAATGTAAATATAGAATGGAAATCATTCGTTTTTACCTTCAATTCTTCCTCCATTTCCGACAATTTCCTTTCCATCGCTCTCCTTTCCCTTTTCTCAGCTTCAGATAGAACGGTCTTATTTTGTGTGCTTTGCGCTTTGTCCAATAAATTTCTGACTTCTTTCAATTGTTCATCCGACCGCCTAAGTTTTTCTTTAAGTCTTTCATTTTCTGCTTGAGATTCTTcgtataattttttgtaatcTAGTTCACCGTTTTCAGATGTTGTAGATTTTATTCTAGTCGACATAGAAGGTGCCTCCGATGATAACGAAGATATAGATCCTAGTCTATTAGATCTTCCAGAACGATCATTTCCACTCtggaaaacaaaattaaacaaagataatgtataaaaaaaaattaaaattctatgaTTAAATTCATCTACAAATCATAAAAAGTATTTCTCCTTATAcagaatttaaatatattttcttacaATGTATCCTTCAGAACTGGCTAAACTTTGTAGACTAGAACTTCTAGAtccaatttgaaaatctggttttattcttgttttattaaagctttcagttCTCTGTACTTGAGAGTTGTTTGGATTAAgacttaaataattataatttgtggATGATGGTAACCGTAAAGAATTGATATTCAGTGGCAGAGTTATACTTCCATATCCTGACGTAGTTCCACCATATGTTGTGTAAGGATTTTGATAACTTAAATTGCTTGTGGAATTTGAGTAAGAATTTTTTTTGAATGAGTCATTACTTTTGGagactttatttaaaaaatttggcacTCCAATCGAATTTCCATTAACACCTAACAAACTAGAATAGCTATTTTGATTCAAAGGAAATAGTCCAGTAATACTTCGTGATCTGTGTCCAAAAATTGAACTTCCATTTGCAGATGCTTGAGCTCTTAATCCTGCAGCTGTTGTTGGCTTTGCTTGGGATCTTTTTCTGTAGGATGACATTGTTTATAAAACtggtacaattattttaaaaattgtattaagttaATCACGTTTCTTTTAGAACTGCTATTAAGattttacatattatattttatataaggaTTTGGACATATTTCATGATTTAATGTAATACTACTTTGTCACAAAATGCACAGTATAAACGATCTAATTCTAATGACAGCAAGAATTTGACTGACGTGAACTGGGTGGAGGAACTTAAAACATCGGCCAGTTTACTCTAAAGCATCAGTTGGTAGGCTATTTATAAATCACATGCATAAACCTATACTAATATCAAGGTTGTATGTTTTAGAATAAACATATTTGCTGTTTCAGTCTCAAAAGGTTTTATGTGATTAATAAATACTatgaaacatatatatacataaatgtatatacatatatttgtgcatataaatttattttattaactatataaagttaattaatatattaaattatattattgagaATATATATGAACATATCTGCATACATGATAGTgataaataaaagtaatgactaactgaaataattttattaattattatttatcaatttactctGGTTTTGAATTTTACCTACTACATGATATAACACATCATAGTAATATTCATTTTACTACATTTcttaagttttattttattaacaaatatttttagcaGTATGTAGAAAGAATAAGGAAATTCCTATTAGGTTACCCTAAatgtcaaagtatcaaattgtTCTAAATGTCGATAGGATATTTTTAGATACCGCCAAGCCATGTTCATgatcaatttctttttatttttgtttcttatttCATTCATCCAAATAAATCTTTATTACCAATTCCCTTTAAGAAAACTGTATTTATTGGTATTTCCAGTTTAATTTTAAGATGTAGTTTGAAGAAACATTAGTAAACTATTTTTAACAAAGCATACATGCATAGGGGTTAATCTTCCCAGAGACTAACCTAAAAATAACACAAAGCGACTTGGGCTTCATGAAATTGCGTTTATATTAGAACGGTTGTACATAGTACTCGATGATTTTGTTAGAAATGcactataaaaataaacatttagcAGTTAACATATACAGAATTTAGACTATTGCACaccaattttattgtaaaaatagaaaatatgataaaaataaaatttaatgaaaataataaatatttatgaatgatTATCAAAGAATCATTGTAATGCAGAGACATTGATTTTCAATATATGATTGCTAAGTTATTCAAATAACTGTTAATACAATTTATACGTTTTAAATAACACAAATGATAAAACTGAATCGCTTACCTCATGGTTAATTTTGTTCTCGTCACAATCACCTCCGGCAGTTAAGTCTTGTTTTTCAGGATCAATTTCCTgcaaaatatttgattaaaGTTTTCACTAGTAAAtctattcaattaaaaaattaaaatatactacTACAACGTCaacgaaaaattgaatttataaagAAACATAATTATTACTAACGTCCATATCAACGTGAACAACGCCTGTAGATCTTCTTTTGGGTCTCCGTCTCCTTTGTATCACAGCTTGTGTAGCTTGTGCATTTCTGCTATCATTTTCCTTATCTTGTTCTGAAACGTATCagtagaagtaaaataaaaactaatatttgtaaaattcaagTACCATATGTTTTAAGTTTCGACGAGTATTATCTATACCTTTATCTTCAGGTTGCTTCAATGGTCGTCTAAGTGGTAATGTTACGGTTGTTTCGGCACTGCTTGTTGCAATAGTTTCAACGGGAGCTGACGACGGTCTTGGTATACTAGCACCTGTGGAAGGTCTTCTCATATATGCTGTAGTAGTATCAGGATTAGGTACCATGGTGGTTCTGTTATTGGCGTCTTCTAATTGGAactatacaataaaattaatgtcttaaattttatgttataaaatatatatgtatatattttgtttatacaaaatatgcTACAAACTTGAAACCTACTTATATATAGTATAAATCACAAACCTTGCTCCCATTATCTACTTTTAACCTCCACGAAGGCCGCCTTTCAGGCAAATTAAGTTCTTCAGAGGATTTATTTGTAGTCACAGTAGTAGGAGTTGCTGTTgttattgtagctgtaattgaGGCTGTATTGCTGGTAGTAGTTGCAGGCTatgttatacaaaaattaaataaataaaaaataagaagtaATAATTGTAAAGCTTTCAGCACTATAACAACACTTAGTATATAAGAAtagttaatataaaaatgaaaacaacAAACTAGTTATGTACCTAGTTTATAAAAGATCGTAAATTAATTGCATATATTatgaatatgtatttaaaagCTAAAAGTGATATTACGAAATAAAGATTTACCTGCGTAGAAGATATTGTAGTaggaatttcattattttgttgCTTTTTCTTCACTAATTGTTCTGCGCTTTTGATTTCATCTAACGTTACACCCTGAGTCGAACGTCGAGTTTCCCTTACTCTCTTCGCGTGTGCTTTTCTCTGTGTTTCACTTTCTTCATCACGAACCGGAGGAACAAAAGATCTAAACAAACATTATGTATACGAGATTAATAACATTATGATTAGTACTTTTATTACGTTCGAAAATTTGttgtaaaatataacaaaatcttGAAGAAGCATTAAACATTGTCATGAACACATCCAAAAGCAGCATTTACAAATATCACATAAAACAATTATACTTTCATTTGAAACgaaaacaataatattattattcattgtaatcatgattatatgtataaatattacagtagtaagtgtaatatttaatattgaaaacattgtttaaatttttaataaatatatacctgcacagataaaatatattttgatgtATTTAAAACAtgctaaaattaatgaaaacatgACTTGCTAATATACgtattttattctgtttttaGTTATTCACGACAAATGCGTGCACATGGAACGATTCTGTATCAGTATTAGAAAATTGATAAACAGTATGTATTATTAAAAGGATACAAAATGTGAAACTACTTAtgtgattaaataaattaaaccaAATGTTTCGATGGCAGTGTTCCTGAACTGGAAATATTTTCACTAGTAAAACAAGGCAGTGGTTATTGgggtaaaaatattttaggatAAAGATACGCAACTGAAATAAATAATCACACTGCAAAGCAAATGTCCATGCCACTGCCAATAACTTAACATCATGTGTATAGATATTATACGATATGCGAAATCACACATTTCAAGAGAATCTTCTCAGGTCAAACATTAAGTACCCACTTGAAGAAATTCTTGAAGATATTTCCTGGACTTAGTTTGCTCCCTCCTGGTGTAGTGGGAGTTCCAGGAACTGCTACTGAATTGTTTGTAGTTGTACCTTCCACTGGTTGAACACTACTCAACCATATTAACATCATTGTACgatgtaaatatgaatatataaacTTTGGTCTTTAAAAGTGTTTCTTTTAAGCATATATAACAATATACTCTTTGcataattaagtttaaaatatcTGCATATATTCTTTTATGTCTTTTACTTTTCTTTAAAAAGTTATAGAACAATACCTCAATgaccaatattttattacacttttaatcaaatttataaaaaataaattttctttttcttaataTTTACCTGCGAATTTGATTGGTTGGAATAGGACTTGTTgtagttgttgttgttgttgtggcAGTTGTAGTAGCTGTAGCTGTAGTAGTTGGCAGTGTACTTGACACTATTGTTTTAGATGTAGATGTTGGTGAAAGTGTATTGCTTCCTTGTGGCAGTCTTGATAGTTCCAAGTTTAATTTTGCTTCTTTTCTTCTAAAGTTAAAACAGCATAGTTGTTACATCAAAcacagatattattttatttacctgaattttataaaattagatCATTTACGGCAAACAAACTGTGAAATTTCATATTCTATTTGTAATGTACACAAAAGTTATTAATGTTCAAGCAAAGCAAAAGCAAAGAATGGAAAAgcttaataaattaatgatcacaaatgtaaataaatagcaTATACGGAAAAAATGGAGAACTTGTGGTACAATACTAAATAGAATTATACATATTGAAAGCATTAATATACAAATCACGTATGAAACATGCGCACCTGTAGGTTTCGCGTAGAGATGCAGAACGGGTCGTAGTATTGGTGTGAGTAGGAGTAGCTGCATTGCAGCAATGGAGAGTAGGGCAGGAAAACGCCTTGATGCGAGCTCGTAATGCCATGTACTGCTCATAGAACCTGCATAACATGCATCATGCCATGCATACAACTAAACTAATTTTCAATATGCGTAAAGCTCAAGAATCTACTGCATTAAATGTTTACACAAATAATTGCTTACATGTGCAAACactgatataaaaaataataaacgtaagACTAAATGATATGCGGAACTATAAACAGTTGTAATGTAACACAGAGGTAAATATGTTAACAGAATTTGTGTGATATTACAATAAATGAAACTGCAAAATTATAATACTACGCGCTTATGGATAAATACTTTTAACTTACTTTTCATCTGTCTCAAAACTATGTGTTCTTGTCAATACCACATCGGGTTCTGTGTTCAATTTGTTTGGTATTGTTGgtgatataatatttttatctttttcttcAAGTCCTGAATATGTatacaaaagtaaataaaataattctaaattaaaatcaCGTAAATTGTTACTGTAGCAATAACTTACTTGTAGGTACAGTATTTGTTGTTTCTGTGTTTTGTATTCTATTTCTGAAAGAGCCTGAACGCCTCCAGGATGGTATAACTCCTTCTTCGTTATTATCAGTCTGTTGCTTTGGAGGCATTACTGGAGCCtagaaaaataattagaaaaatgaattagaattttttttaactttgtactgcaaaaattaaatatttacaaaactaTTACAAAAGCAGTACCTGATTAGGAACTTTATTAACTTCGACAGGAGACGACGAATTACGCGGAGATGTTTCTTCCCTATTCGctctatttttcttttctgtaaaattaaattaaaattaatattttccatGAATGTGTTACTCAACAATTACTTTCTACGATAAAAGGGAAATCGATGTAGTCACGTATTCGTTTATtgcattgaaaaattaattttaacaaccGAACTTTTAAATagcatttttaaaatgaaaaggaATAGAAAGAAAACATATGTATCTTATAATACATGCAACAAAGTgtgattttaataatataaaaacagtCTTACAGACAAAACTCACCATCATCTGTAAGACATGGAGAGTGGTTTGATTCGTTAGACTTATCAGATTGATTGGAGTAAGTGGAAGAATGTGAGTCTGAGCTAGTCTCAGATTCACCTTCATCATCACTCTCTTCCATATCTGTTTCACGTGTCGCTTCTGTCCATGCAGCATTGTTACAAGAAATACAAATTGCTGTTAAGGTAAGTAAAATAGACTTGCAAAACTGAACAGTGTGCAGTAtatctttcataaaaatatattcctaCCTAAATCAGCACTTCCCAACCATTTGTAAATGGATTTAAGTAAACGAAAgcgtttttcaaaataaaacatgttaaaaagaaatatgtaGTAATATTATATCTATGAAGGAAAAAATGATTGAGAAATACTAGCTCCATCTTTTAAATTTGCAGAGTGTTCTAATAGTACTACTTTGTCGCATTTTCAACATATTTTTCTAATGCAGTAATACTTATGGAACATTCTATACACATATAGTAAGTTCACAAATTCATCACCatttagtaataaaataaaacaatccgtcaaaatgtttaaatgtggACATGCAAATCAG
Proteins encoded in this window:
- the GatB gene encoding glutamyl-tRNA(Gln) amidotransferase subunit B, mitochondrial isoform X2 — translated: MFERKHYFYSDLPAGYQITQQKKPLAVNGEIKFVVPKPEIKGQHYLKSSKIKQIQLEQDSGRSFYNELTERNLIDLNRAGIPLMELVLEPDLTSGEEAAALVRELSFILQLIGTCSCKMEEGALRVDANVSVSQDNASLGTRTEIKNIGSIHAIANAIRYEIGRHITILKKGGQIVNETRAWDPECKKTIPMREKEEKHDYRFMPEPNLPPIYLHVNENMENKYNLIDVTSLRQHLPELPEQMRQGVLQNLTPPTYVGLTTDIELFNIFRNILEHGKHRNPQLVAYILISDITGFVQKHNLEMVYCINHLSYIGELIDLIQDKRINYLILRKLLVKLLDGQKKTAKQIVEENNWFMISDVSELENVCLEVLKNEPKLVKKYKAGRSRVFKVFLQKVATATNDCADMQQATKILTRLLS
- the GatB gene encoding glutamyl-tRNA(Gln) amidotransferase subunit B, mitochondrial isoform X1, which gives rise to MFVYSKNYMPIVKYYKDICKKFHLRFASTDLNQWKPTIGLEIHAQIATKSKLFSGASTNFQSPINSCVSLFDCATPGTMPVLNKKCVEAGILTALALSCKVNDVSMFERKHYFYSDLPAGYQITQQKKPLAVNGEIKFVVPKPEIKGQHYLKSSKIKQIQLEQDSGRSFYNELTERNLIDLNRAGIPLMELVLEPDLTSGEEAAALVRELSFILQLIGTCSCKMEEGALRVDANVSVSQDNASLGTRTEIKNIGSIHAIANAIRYEIGRHITILKKGGQIVNETRAWDPECKKTIPMREKEEKHDYRFMPEPNLPPIYLHVNENMENKYNLIDVTSLRQHLPELPEQMRQGVLQNLTPPTYVGLTTDIELFNIFRNILEHGKHRNPQLVAYILISDITGFVQKHNLEMVYCINHLSYIGELIDLIQDKRINYLILRKLLVKLLDGQKKTAKQIVEENNWFMISDVSELENVCLEVLKNEPKLVKKYKAGRSRVFKVFLQKVATATNDCADMQQATKILTRLLS